The Arvicanthis niloticus isolate mArvNil1 unplaced genomic scaffold, mArvNil1.pat.X pat_scaffold_508_arrow_ctg1, whole genome shotgun sequence genome includes a window with the following:
- the LOC117702145 gene encoding olfactory receptor 52A5-like has translation MIKFNGSVFMPSVLTLVGIPGLESVQCWIGIPFCVMYIIAMIGNSLILVIIKSEKSLHIPMYIFLAILAVTDIALSTCILPKMLGIFWFHMPQISFDACLLQMELIHSFQATESGILLAMALDRYVAICNPLRHATIFSPQLMTCLGAGVLLRSLILTFPMILLIKCRLKYYRTTVISHSYCEHMAIVKLAAQDIRINKICGLLVAFAILGFDIVFIAFSYVRIFITVFQLPQKEARFKAFNTCIAHICVFLQFYLLGFFSFFTHRFGAHIPSYVHILLSDLYLLVPPFLNPIVYGVKTKQIRDQVLKMLFSKKPL, from the coding sequence atgatcaagttcaATGGCTCAGTCTTCATGCCTTCTGTCCTAACACTAGTGGGGATCCCTGGCCTGGAGTCAGTGCAGTGCTGGATTGGAATTCCATTCTGTGTCATGTACATTATTGCTATGATTGGGAACTCCCTAATTTTAGTTATAATCAAAAGTGAAAAGAGCCTCCACATACCCATGTATATTTTCTTGGCCATTTTGGCAGTCACAGACATTGCCCTTAGCACATGCATTCTTCCCAAAATGTTGGGTATCTTCTGGTTTCACATGCCACAGATTTCCTTTGATGCCTGTCTGCTGCAGATGGAACTCATCCACTCATTCCAGGCAACAGAATCAGGCATCCTCCTGGCCATGGCTCTGGATCgttatgtggccatctgcaaCCCCCTGAGACATGCGACTATCTTCTCTCCACAACTCATGACTTGCCTTGGAGCTGGTGTCCTACTCAGGTCTCTCATTCTCACATTCCCAATGATACTGCTCATCAAATGTCGCCTAAAGTACTACAGAACTACTGTTATCTCCCACTCTTACTGTGAACACATGGCCATTGTGAAATTGGCAGCTCAAGATATCAGAATCAACAAGATATGTGGCCTCCTTGTTGCCTTTGCGATCTTAGGGTTTGACATAGTCTTCATTGCCTTCTCCTATGTGCGAATCTTCATCACAGTCTTCCAGCTGCCTCAGAAGGAGGCTCGATTCAAAGCCTTCAATACCTGCATTGCTCACATCTGTGTCTTCCTACAATTCTACCTTCTgggcttcttctccttctttacaCACAGGTTTGGGGCTCACATACCCTCCTATGTGCATATCCTCCTGTCAGATCTTTACCTGCTAGTCCCACCTTTTCTAAATCCCATTGTCTATGGTGTTAAAACTAAACAAATCCGTGACCAGGTCCTGAAAATGCTTTTCTCCAAGAAACCTCTGTGA
- the LOC117702146 gene encoding olfactory receptor 52K1-like — MAGNDSHHIVSFFLVGIPGLENFHCWIGIPVCLLFALTLVGNCIIIVTVKLEPSLHQPMYFFLCILAMNDTCLTCSTALKMLGIFWFDAHWIDFDACLTQMFFIHTLCIMESAILVAMAFDRFVAICIPLHYTSILTTPMVIKIGLVGLSRAILLTMPCPFLIKRLLYNTKFIIHHAYCEHMAIVKMASGNTQVNRIYGILVAILVTIFDLGLIITSYIKILQAVFQLSSQNARFKALGTCAAHVCTILAFYTPALFNFLTHRFGKNVPPSVHIIFAILYLLVSPTVNPLVYGAKTKQIRDRVVSLLFLKNKNFEY; from the coding sequence ATGGCAGGAAATGATTCACATCATATTGTATCTTTCTTCCTGGTTGGTATTCCTGGGTTGGAAAACTTTCACTGCTGGATTGGCATCCCCGTCTGTCTCCTGTTTGCACTGACACTGGTGGGGAACTGCATAATCATTGTTACTGTCAAGCTAGAACCAAGTCTCCACCAGCCTATGTATTTCTTCCTTTGCATCCTGGCAATGAATGACACGTGTCTTACCTGCTCTACAGCTTTGAAAATGCTTGGCATCTTCTGGTTTGATGCACATTGGATTGACTTTGATGCCTGTCTAACTCAAATGTTTTTTATCCATACACTGTGCATCATGGAGTCTGCCATCCTAGTAGCCATGGCATTTGATCGCTTTGTGGCCATTTGCATCCCACTGCATTATACATCAATCCTGACAACACCCATGGTGATTAAAATAGGTTTAGTTGGCCTAAGCCGAGCTATACTTCTGACTATGCCATGCCCATTTCTCATTAAAAGGCTGTTGTACAACACCAAATTTATCATCCATCATGCATATTGTGAGCACATGGCTATAGTGAAGATGGCTAGTGGTAACACTCAGGTGAACAGAATCTATGGAATCTTGGTAGCCATTTTAGTAACAATATTTGACCTTGGGCTCATAATCACATCATACATAAAAATTCTCCAGGCAGTGTTTCAGCTCTCTTCCCAGAATGCCCGCTTTAAAGCCTTGGGCACCTGTGCTGCCCACGTGTGCACCATTCTTGCCTTCTATACTCCTGCACTGTTCAATTTCCTAACTCATCGTTTTGGTAAGAATGTGCCTCCAAGTGTCCATATAATCTTTGCAATCCTTTACCTGCTAGTGTCTCCCACAGTGAATCCCTTGGTGTATGGTGCTAAGACCAAACAGATTCGTGACAGAGTGGTGAGCCttctttttctcaaaaacaaaaattttgaaTACTAA
- the LOC117702143 gene encoding olfactory receptor 51G2-like, which produces MATSNSSTIVSSTFYLTGIPGYEEFHHWISIPFCFLYLVGITGNCMILHIVRTDPRLHEPMYYFLAMLSLTDMAMSLPTMISLFRVLWSISQEIQFNICVVQMFLIHTFSFTESSVLLAMALDRYVAICHPLRYATILTPKLIAKIGTAALLRSSILIIPLMARLAFFPFCGSHVLSHSYCLHQDMIRLACADIRFNVIYGLVLITLLWGMDSLGIFVSYVLILHSVLKIASREGRLKALNTCASHICAVLILYVPMIGLSIVHRFAKHSSPLIHIFMAHIYLLVPPVLNPIIYSVKTKQIRQGILHLIFSPKITSITM; this is translated from the coding sequence ATGGCAACCTCAAACTCCAGCACCATTGTGTCCTCCACATTCTACCTCACAGGCATCCCTGGTTATGAAGAATTTCACCACTGGATTTCTATTCCATTTTGCTTCCTTTATCTTGTTGGAATAACAGGCAACTGTATGATCTTACACATTGTGCGGACAGACCCCAGACTCCACGAGCCCATGTATTATTTCCTGGCTATGCTTTCACTCACTGACATGGCCATGTCTCTGCCCACCATGATTTCACTTTTTAGGGTATTGTGGTCTATTTCACAAGAGATACAGTTCAATATTTGTGTGGTCCAAATGTTTCTGATTCATACTTTTTCCTTCACTGAATCATCTGTGCTCTTGGCCATGGCCCTTGACCGTTATGTGGCTATCTGCCACCCTCTGCGATACGCTACCATTCTCACGCCAAAACTTATTGCCAAGATTGGAACTGCCGCTCTGCTCAGAAGTTCTATTTTGATAATTCCACTTATGGCCCGTCTagctttctttcccttctgtggctcccatgttctttctcattcctATTGTTTGCACCAGGACATGATACGCTTGGCTTGTGCTGACATCAGATTCAATGTCATATATGGACTAGTCCTCATTACTTTGTTGTGGGGCATGGACTCCCTGGGCATTTTTGTATCTTATGTTTTAATTCTTCACTCCGTGTTAAAAATTGCATCCCGGGAGGGTAGGCTTAAGGCACTCAACACATGTGCATCCCACATCTGTGCTGTGCTCATTCTGTATGTGCCCATGATAGGGTTGTCTATCGTCCATCGTTTCGCCAAacattcctctcctctcattcATATCTTCATGGCTCATATCTACTTATTGGTTCCACCAGTGCTTAACCCAATCATCTATAGTGTGAAGACCAAACAGATCCGTCAAGGAATCCTCCATTTGATTTTTTCTCCCAAAATCACTTCTATTACAATGTAG
- the LOC117702142 gene encoding olfactory receptor 52A1-like, whose amino-acid sequence MPHLNSTIFRPSVLTLTGIPGLESVQFWIGIPFCIMYIIALLGNSLLLVVIKVERSLHEPMYLFLAMLGATDISLSTSILPKMLGIFWFHLPTIYFDACLLQMWLIHTLQGIESGILFAMAMGRYVAICDPLRHASIFTQRLLTQIGVGVTLRAALLVAPCLILIKCRLKFYWTTVVSHSYCEHMAIVKLAAEDVHVNKIYGLFVAFSILGLDIIFITLSYIRIFIAVFKLPQKEARLKAFNTCVAHICVFLEFYLLAFFSFFTHRFGYHVPSYIHILLSNLYLLVPPLLNPIVYGVKTKQIRDQVSKILYCNYSF is encoded by the coding sequence ATGCCACATCTCAACAGCACCATCTTCAGGCCTTCAGTGCTGACTCTAACTGGAATTCCTGGCTTGGAGTCTGTGCAGTTCTGGATTGGGATTCCTTTCTGTATCATGTACATCATCGCACTTTTAGGGAATTCTCTGCTTCTAGTTGTCATCAAAGTTGAACGAAGCCTCCATGAACCTATGTACCTCTTCCTAGCAATGCTTGGAGCAACAGACATTTCTCTTAGCACTTCCATTTTACCGAAAATGCTAGGAATATTCTGGTTTCACCTTCCAACTATATACTTTGATGCCTGCCTCTTGCAGATGTGGCTGATTCACACATTACAGGGTATTGAATCAGGCATCTTGTTTGCCATGGCAATGGGCCGCTATGTGGCAATCTGTGATCCTCTAAGACATGCATCCATCTTTACCCAGCGGCTCCTCACTCAGATAGGAGTAGGAGTCACACTCAGAGCAGCCCTGCTTGTAGCTCCATGTCTCATTCTCATCAAATGCAGGCTGAAATTCTACTGGACCACTGTTGTTTCCCATTCATACTGTGAGCACATGGCCATTGTGAAGCTGGCAGCAGAAGATGTTCATGTCAACAAGATCTACGGTCTGTTTGTGGCCTTCAGTATACTTGGGCTGGATATTATTTTCATCACACTCTCCTACATTAGAATATTTATAGCTGTCTTCAAGCTCCCTCAAAAAGAAGCAAGACTCAAAGCCTTTAACACTTGTGTCGCCCACATTTGTgtctttttagaattttatcttctggccttcttctccttctttacaCATCGGTTTGGCTACCATGTTCCATCCTACATTCACATTCTCCTGTCCAACCTTTATCTACTTGTCCCACCTTTGCTCAATCCTATTGTTTATGGTGTGAAAACCAAACAGATTCGAGATCAAGTGTCCAAAATTTTGTATTGTAAttattctttttga